The DNA region CCAAGTTGGCGTTAGGCCCGGGTGCCTCAACCCTTGACCCTTAGCACACCTGTTCGATGGTAGGCGAGATTAATCCTCGGAGGTTATGTCGTTCTAAGTCGAGACCATTTGGTCTTATACCTAGAGACTCTTCCGTTCGGCAATAGGCGAAGTCGGACCTCGTATCGCCCCTAGGGCTTTTAGTCGTCCTAAGTCGAGGCCATTTGGCCTTGCGTCTAGGGACTCTTCCGTTCGGCAATAGGCAAGGTCGAACCTTGTATTGCCCCTAGAGTGTTTGGTCTTTTAAGTTAAAGCCTTTAGGCTATTGGACTTAAAGACTTGTCCGTCCGGCGATAGGCGAGGTCGGGCCTTGTATCGCCCCTAGGACTTTAGCCATTTTAAATGAGGCGGGCTAAGGTTATGAGGTCGGCCCTAGAGTGACCCAGGGGTCGGCCGAGAGGCGACCTGGAGGTCAGTTGCACGGTGACCACGGAGGTTGGCCAAATATGCGACCCGAAGGTCGGTCGCACGGTGACCACGGAGGCCGGCTGAAGGAGCGACCCGGAGCTCGTCCGAAGAAGTGACCCAAAGGTCGGCCGCGCAGTAACCGCGGGGGTCGGTCAAAGGAGCGACCTAGAGGTCGTCCGAAGAAGTGACCCGGATGTCGGCCGCACGGTAACCGCGGGGGTCTGCCGAAGGAGCAACCCGGAGGTCGTCCAAAAAGTGACCCGGAGGTCGGTCGCACGGTGACCGCGGGGGTCGGCCGAACGCTAACTACGGGATTTTCGAAATTTCATCCTCCACGATCCTCCACGACTTCATTTGTGGCTTTTGTTCGAGAGGTTGGCCACAAAGACTCTTCGAGGGGTCGACCCGAACAACCCTCCTCCCCCTCCAGCAAACAATAATGAAATGAGTGTAAGGAAATTTGCTATTTTATTATGGAATGCAACTTAAGGAGACGAACCACCTTACAACACAGTGTTTATTGGTAATACTTAAGCAGGTGTTTTGAGTTCCCAACTCTCTCTACGTTTTTACCCTTCGGGGTCTTCGGCTTGTAGCTGCCGGGGCGGGCCACGACCGAGACAATGCCTTGTTGAGATTCTTGTAGTCCATGCACATCCTCCAGGTGAGTGGCTTGGGTTCTAGGACAAAGTTTGCGATCCACTCAGGGTACAATACCTCCTTTACATGCCCTATCTCGAGGAGGGTATTGACCTCCTTCTTTACAAAATCACGCCTCTACGCTGAGAGGTACCTCTTCTTCTACTACATCGGCTTGACGGTGGGATCTATCGCCAATTTACGGGTGATGACGTCGCGGTTGAGGCCCGGCATGTCCTCAGGGCCCCATGCAAACACATCTTTGAAACGGCGGATGACCTCGATGATCCAACCCGGAGGTCGGCCGGCACCCCATCCCAACCTTGACGACCCTCTCGGGTCGGCCGAGGTCGAATACCAACTCCTCGGTCTTGACTATGGGCTCGGCACAGGGCCGAACCTCTTCGCCTTGTAACGTCTTCTCGGTGATAGCGTGGACCCGGAGGTCCCTTATGCCAATTTGGCGACATGCTTTCAGATAGCAACTCCGACTAACTTTCCGATCTCCTCTCGCCACGCCAACCTTGGTGGGGGTAGGGAACTTCAAACATAGATGCTCTATGGATATGATGCTCTGGAGGTCCTCCAAGGCGGGTCAGCCGAGAATGATGTTGTGCGCGCATTCGATCTTGACGACCACGAACTCGACTTCCCACCTCTTGATGTGCGGCTGTGTGCCTATCTCCACCTCGAGGTTGATGGAACCCTCTACCTCGATGGAGTCCCCCGTGAACCCGGACAGCGGGGTTCTGAATTGTGCTAAATGTTTCCTCGACAGGCCGAGCTTGGTGAACGTGTCATAATACATGACGTTCACTAAGCTTCCCGTGTCCACCAACACTCGGCGTACGATGACGTTGTTGATGTCTGGGTGATCACCAAGGCATCCCGATGCGGTAAAGGGCGTCCGGGAGGTCGCCGTCCGTGAAGGTAATAGACTACCTCTTCGGCTTCTTCTCATGGGGTTGGCGGACGACCTCCCCCACGTAGAGGTTCTGGGCCCATTTCTTCCTTTCTGACTGCGTGTCTCCTCCTTCAGGACCACCAAAGATGACATGGATGACTTGTTTTTCTCGGGGGTGGGGCTCGTACGACTCCTTCTCATCCTCCTCAGTGAGCTGGTCGAGCTCCCTCTTGCGCGACCCGGAGGCGGGCGGCTCGGAACCACCCTTCTTCTTCCACACATTGCCCGGGCCTTGAGGTCGGCCCTGCCCGGTCCTCTTAACGTATTGACCGAGGTAACCCCTCTAGATTAGCTCCTCGATCTGCCTCTTTAGAACCATGCATTCGTCTGTGTCGTGTCCTTGCTGTCTATAGAAACGGGGCAATATTTGTTCGGGTCCGCGTTAGGTGACACCTTCAAACATTCAGCCGGGTATGATATGATGCCCATGACCTCGGCGTGCTCCAGGATAGCACTCACCGGATGTGTTAAGGGAGTGAGGCAACGCAACGGGGCCAACCGCAGCCCCCCTGGCATGGTGGCCTTGGCGCACGGCGTTCATCTTTAGGTGCCTTGTCTCGCCGACCTCgctcctcctccttcttcttcctttcggCCTCATCCGCCTCGGCGAACCTCGCCGCCCGGTCTAGTAACGCAGCATATGTCTTTGGACGATTTTGGACGAAGTCGCGGTGGAAAGGTCCTGATCTGACGTTGCTGGTAAAGATCGGTATGGCTGCTTTCTCATCGAAATTTTCGACCGTCCTCGCCTCCTTCTTCCATCTGTTGAGGTAGTCGGTCAACATCTCCGTGCTCCCCTGTTCTAACTTGCACATATTGGAAAACGGCTTCTTCTTTGGGATGCTGCTGGCAAAGTATGACAAGAATTTTCTCGATAGGTCTGTAAAGGTCGAGATGGATCTCTCGGGTAAAGAGGTGAACCAATCCTGTGCTTGGCCGTCAAGGGTCGCGAAGAAACCCCGGCACATGACGGCGTCACTCGCTCCCGCCATCATGATAGCGGCTCGATACCTGTGGAGGTGGGTTCGGGGGTCGGCTAACCCCGTGTAAACCTTAATGGTTGGGAATCGAAAGTCCCTCGGTAGCGGTTCAGCCATGATATCGTCCGAGAAGGGGGAGGTCAACACCTTCTGAGGTTCCGCGGACCCCTCTTAGGCTTCCAACTTACGTTGGAGCTCATCCATCCGCCTACGTAAATGTCTATCTCGCTGTTGTGAGAGCTCGAGGGTTGGCCTTTAGTCTCCCCGGATTGCTCTATGCGCAAGGCTTGCTCCCGCCGAGGTTGAGCGCGAGGCTCAGACTCGGGGCCCTTCGCGAAGCCGAGCCTTTGGCGGGTGCCTCGTTGGGGGGTCCGAAATCGAGGCGTTCGTGGATTGGGACCCGTGTGCTTAATCGTCCGAAAGCGGACTTGGTAGCCCGGTTCGGTCGTGCTCCTCCTGTCTCGCGTTGCGCATGCCGACCTCGAGGGAGCTCGTCTCCTTCCCTCTTTGCTGAGGGCCGAGGTGAACTGACCTCCTCGCCGACGTGAGGTTCGGGTGCGCGAGGTCGGCGGGTGCTCGAACCCTCCTCCCGTCGTGACGGACCGGGGGGAGGAGCCACGAGGTTCCCTTGGAGTCCATCCAGGATCTGCGTCAACACACTAGTGGCTTGCCGGAACGCGACCATCCCCTCCTGGAAGCCCGGGGCTAGAGGTGGAGGGGGCGGGGTCGGCCCGGCCTGACGGTTATTGTTGATCACGTCCCTGAGGTCGCCGGCCGACCTCATGGGTAGGGTTTGACGACTCGCAGTCCCGTTAGGATCACCGGCACGGGAGGGAGCGCGGTTTCCACGCGAACCGTGGGAGTTGCCGAAGTTAGATCCAGATCTTGCCATATCTAGTGGGAAAAGAAATAGCATGCTCGAGCTTGTATGtcgagctctcaatgaaagcaacaatgatggatttaattaacccggtgATAATGTATAAATGGGAGTGTAAAAGAGGGTGTGATATGTCGTTCCGCGGAGGATTGGGCCTATGGCAcgtaattttatgaattaagaatactaggcactagagtatgtgaatcaactagaatccaagtaactaAAACTGGATGataaaaattagaagaaaacaaTTGACTAAGGAGTTAACTGTATGATAAGggaatgggccagattaggggtattgtaATCTTtatgttctaacaatctcagaattagaGAAGGAATAATTAGCCTAGGGATTTACgagcaatgcacaaaagaattcaattcagctactttcgtaatcaataaacagaattaggctacaattgccccactgtcgtaatgcatcaatcataaccttaagcacctaagcattgtaagcccccaaaattacccctattctcatagtaggaaaattaggttgaaattggtaaggctcaaatctccatccaactttcgttgtaatgaatccctctcctagactagcaattaattgtggtcatcaatcaataacaagtagaaagcaaatccccaaatcaacataaaccctaggtaaaatattcaatccctttatgcaataatcacaaatcgaACAttaagattaacaatggatccctaatccaaacccataagtgAATTACTCACTCATGATGGAagtaaacacagcaaagcaagaattaaagatggaaaacaCAGCTGCaagattaaagaataaaaagggaaaactttactaacaattcttgagagtaattccaatccaaacGATGATTCCAAGCTCGAAACcgaattcaatgatgtaaatctgccgtattctatgctatggaaaactctaaagaagggaaaaattgcactaaactaaactagggctcggaataCCCAAAATACAGAAAAAGAGCGcaataaatactggacagcagtCGGGTCACGGCCGACATCACGACCGGGATCGGGGCCGTGATGTGGCGTGGCCAGCTGCTGTCCGCGGTGGGGATCACGGCCGACATCGCGGCCGTGAGGCTGGCCGTGATGCGGTCTCCTAGTCCTCTTTTGACTCCTTTCGTGCTCCGTTGCTTCTGTCCATCCCGGGGTAGATTCGTTATGCCTCGAAAACTAGTCCAAGATGATCGAACATCCTTCTTTTGCTCCTCATTTttgaataaactaagattgatcaaatgtaacacacaaacgagccttaaatgtatcaaggtaaaggaaataagcaacaaaactcctgaatcgtggggcaaataaaggtGTAAAGTCATgtgtatcaactcccccacactagaacttttgcttgtcctcaagcaattacccaGTATAATCCACCCTCCAGGTATTGtaactgatcacacttccttcctgctcaaccaatcattccaccaaccaacttgtacaacctaacctgcttcaagaatcatctcagaatcacaagtgagttcccctctcaggccaataactgggcacccgaaattaggtagattaggaccctgtatgcacatgtactcagttgagattatgcaagacttggcttaagatgaactcccatagacatgcccttcatactcacatagatcactctaaaactgcatgctaagatcaaataggtctttatttggcttgtaatggggctaagggtgagtggctaaacaaagaaggggtatggaaaaatgcacaaaagagagagagtttcacacctattcacaacttaaacctagaggagatatGGAAAATATGAGCAAGAGAGCAAAAATAATTGAAAGcacaagagtattctaaactgTGGGGGTGAAGACATTTATTCTAACAACCTGACTTGCACTTTatttcatccttctttttctttcttttcacaaaccttttcttcactttcaaacttctttttcaaacttttctttaACAACAATTTctcacttttcttttctttcttttcaaccaacaaacatttccttttctttcattCAATCAACCAATAACTTCCTTCAcaacacccccacactagaacaaagataataggaataactctatcaaaaataagctcaaaaAGGGAAATCttctctaaattaaagaacaaatgctacattctctctaagggtgaatggaaaatatatgactaagggctaagggttaaatgatagggctaaacaagaaaaacaatacaaagaatggggttaagtgctttgcacttattaaacaaaaacaaggctcaaaggggacaactagggaaaataattgtaacacaggttaggtttaaaggcttgagctaacaacaatggcctaaatcacttcaaagcatgaaaatcttagacttcactatgagagcactgggacaagctatgacagaacaggtatcaccggaatcccacataagccttcactagcattgcataacacacaggggaaACAATATttaggttagaggttaacccaattattggcaaaagactgaattaaacacaagcttaaccttgaatcatccctaACAACctaggctgcacaagtaccaccaatcaaaccacaaaccagcagAAAGGACAGTGGCCACAGCCACCACACAAGGAAAACAAACTACCCTAAGCTGCAAATTGAATCCTCCAAGCAAAGTTCATCAAAATTTTAGTTTTCACAATTTTGTCAGAAATAACACCCCCTCCCCCCACACTTAGTctggacatcgtccctgatggacaaCCAAAGCCCCACGAACTAAAAACACAAGGAAACGAACTAGAAAGCAGGAAATATGATAATAGAATTCAAGTCTTAAACATCATACAATTCAAAAACGAACTAAaagcaaaataacaaaaaaaataaaagagtagaGTTGAGGGAAGTTCACTAAACACATCATCCCATGGAGGAGGGATCATAAGGTGGGAACGGAGGGCCCCCCGGAGGTGGGTAATGGCCACGCATCCACTCATAATATGCCTAGGCTTCAACGCGGCTTTGAGCATTTGCAGCCGCCATCTCATCCAGCCGGTTATCAATATGGTCAAATCTCGTGTTCATGGCCGCCAGCTAGGCCAGTACCTGCTGCTGAAAATCAGTAGAAGATGAACTCCCGCCTGCCCCAGCATTGGCAGGACCTGCAGCATCAGGATAGGCCTCCTCTTCCCTCCTTGCATTAGTCACATCAGCCATATCTGCAGTACGTGCCCTCTTTGGCACGATCTTGTCCCGCATCCTCGCCACAGCCTCCGCTGTGAGAGGCTGCATGCCTGGAGCCCTAGGCTCAGTCAATACAATCTGCTGTGTAGCGCGGAGAATCCGAGTGAGATAAGGCCCAAGATACAAAGCCACCGCACGCAGGTAGTACTGGTTCTTCATCAAATTCCAAATCACTACTCCCATGTGCAACCTGACACGCTTGACCATGCCATATAAACAGAATAGGTCAGCGTGATTGAGAGAGCTCGTGGCATCAAATCGGCCTGTGATGGAATGGCCTAGCAGATATTGCATAAAGATGTGCTCCTTCTTGTGGAATTCAGAAGAGCGGCTATGGGAGCTCCTGAAAACCGTGGTGCCATCTGTGAGCTCTTCCTAGAACTGCTGAATGTTGGGCACATTGGCAACTCGGTCAAACTTTTCTTCCTCTGTAAGCTGTTGGACCGGGTCGAAACCCATCAAATCACTCAACTTATCCGGGCTGAACCAGAACATCGTGTGGCCAACGTGAAACTGGACACACACACTGCTAGTGAGACCATCAAATTTAGGAAGCCTCATTGTGGTCATGACCTCAACTAGTAGGGACTTTTGTGTGTCCTCATCAAACCCCATCAACAAGTATTTCCATTCCGGGAGCTCCACCATGTCTGCTACCTCATCTTGGACACCATAGTGAGCCGCAACGTCCAAAGAGATGACGTACGGCTTGAATATCTGTCTCTCGGAGAAGAACTTAAATCGCTCAAAGTTCTTCGGATCATGGAGTGGTGTGTCTGGAACCTGTGGAGCTGCGGGTTGCCTCTGTGCAACAGATTTCTTTTTTTGACGTGGAGGCATCTACAAATAGCTCACACCAAAGATATCCATGGGGTGAGGGTTAGGCAAATTGAAAGCACAATGGATTTCAGGATTGTGGAGTAGATTATAtgactaactaaaaaaaatacaactctaaaattctatttaaaaaaaaaaaaaaaaacctaacctAGATTTCGGCTCAAAGATCGCAAATTGCTCAAGAATCATCGCCAAACTGTTAACAACTACTCCACAATCCTAAAATTATCAAGAATTCTATCCAAAATCAATATTCATCTCAAAAGCAAATGGGTATTCAAAGTTTCACCCAAAAGCATCAATGTGAACACCATTAAAGTACTAAGCAAGCTTCTATATCATGGAATCAACAATATTAACCCTAAACATGCTTAAACTAACAACATTCAACCATTAAAATAAAGATTCAAGTAACCCTATGAACACCACTAAGAATTTCGAAAATTGccatgaaaattaaagaaattgaagttCAAACCTTGTTTagatgaggaagatgatgatatGGAGTATGAAAGAGCAAACAATCACAAGCAAAGGAAGCAAATTTGGTGTAAGGAAATTGGGGGTGGAGAGAAATTTGTAGAGGAAGAGTTAGGGTTCCAATTTGGGGAAAAGGGGGTGGGAAAACGCGGACTAGGTTTTATAACCCAGTCCGCATCACGGCCGGGGTCACGGTCGGGATCAGGGCTGTGACCCTGAGTCTTtattctgtgttttttttttctttttcttacgGCATCgtatcacggcctgggtcactgTCGGGATGCAGGCCGTGACCTAGAGGCCTCTAACTGCTTGTTGAAAACTGGAATTTTTCGGACACCATCACGGCTTGGGTCCCGGCCGGGATGCg from Ipomoea triloba cultivar NCNSP0323 chromosome 6, ASM357664v1 includes:
- the LOC116023761 gene encoding uncharacterized protein LOC116023761, producing the protein MAGASDAVMCRGFFATLDGQAQDWFTSLPERSISTFTDLSRKFLSYFASSIPKKKPFSNMCKLEQGSTEMLTDYLNRWKKEARTVENFDEKAAIPIFTSNVRSGPFHRDFVQNRPKTYAALLDRAARFAEADEAERKKKEEERGRRDKRGYLGQYVKRTGQGRPQGPGNVWKKKGGSEPPASGSRKRELDQLTEEDEKESYEPHPREKQVIHVIFGGPEGGDTQSERKKWAQNLYVGEVVRQPHEKKPKR